The nucleotide sequence GCCGTCAGGGCGAAGCATATGTCGGTCTGCCTGAGCTTCGGCACGTCTGGAAGGAGCGGAGGTCAGAGTCAGAGGGAGTCAGAGGGAGGGGTAACCCAATAACTGTTGGTCAGACCTTTGCGCCCGGTTCCGACGCGCAGGAAGAGCGGCACGAGCAAGTTGAGCAGGACGTTCTCCGCCCGGGCCGCCGTGGCAAACATCGAGTGCCCGCCGCAGACGTTCTCCAGAGTGTAGCCCTCCCCCAGCGAAATGACCTGCAGCGCGATCAGGCGTAGCACCGTCGAGCAAAAGTGCTGGGGTGGTATCTTGCTCATGAGCGCGGCCGAGGCCGAGGAGGTGAGCTCTATCTGAGCCGTGTCGCCGATTATGAGGGCCTGGCAGGTGCTCAGCAGCGTCTTGAGGTACTGGAAGTGAGCGATGTACGGGCACTTGAAGAGGGTCTCGTAGACGCCCTTCAGAAGCTCGCTCGCCGCGTCCCAGTTGGTGTTGCGCCTTATCGAGGCCTTCTTGTAAATCTTGCTGAAGCTCTTGTCCAGCCTGCGGAGGATGATGGTCAGCGCCGGGCGCATGTCGTCGTTCGCCCACTCGGTCGAGGGGAGAATGTCGTTCATGTAGCGCTTGAGGCCGCGGCAGGCCATCGCCTCCGGGTCGTAGGGGGAGATTTTCAGCAGGCTGTGCGCGATGTCCGCCAAGCGCTGCGGCACAGAGAACAAGCGGGGCGACGATGTAGCCGCAGCTGCAGTGCTCTGAGGCGTGAGCGTGAGAGGGCGCTTACCACGTGGCACCTCGAGTCCAGCAGCTCGATGGCCTTTCCGTCCTGCGACTTTTTGTTCAGCTCCACCAGTCGGACGGAGCTCCGGGCGACGAACTCGCCAACCATGTTGAGCAGCGTGTCCCTGGGCCTGACGAACTCGTTTTTGTGCCCGGTCTCGGCATCCTCGTTGTCGCGCTCGTAGAGCTTGCTTTTGGCGTGCTCCGCGTACTTGCCGATGTGGGCCTCCTCGTCGAACTCGAAGCCGGGAGAATAGGGGCCCTTCCCGTAGTTCCTCTGGCTGGAGCCCTTGTGCTCCGGGCTCGCCTTTTGCGGCCGATTGTAGTACCTGCAAGCAAAGCGGAAAAGCAGATGAACGGCCCCGATGAGCAGGAGAGCGCCCTCGGTCTCGCAGCTGCTCcccctctctccccctctcacTTTGCCAGCGCCTCCGAATTGTTGACGAGCGTCCTGACCGCGATGGCCAGCTGATTGATTATCTCCTTCTCGGTTTTCCCCTCCTTGTTGTACGTCGGCAGCTGAATCTGCTGCACGTAGCACGGCATTATGGCCTCCAGTATGGTCTGGAAGCAAGCAAATTATCAGAATCGAGCAAGATTCCTTCCTTACGCGGCGAGATTCGTACAAGCATCTGCTGGCCCCTTATCGAATCGGCGGCGTACGATATGACCATCACGCAGAGGGAGATGCAGTCCAGTATCGTGACCATTTCGTTCTCGTCGTGGTAGCAAAAGTCGATGGCCTTCAAGGGCTTGTCCTCCTTGACCAGCTCGCCGATGTTGAGGGGGTCCGGCGAGGGCGTCTCGAGGCTCAGGAGAAGATTGAAGAGGCAGGAGGAGGGCACCTTGTGCGACTCGCCGACGAGGCTCTGCTCGTCGGTGTCGAGAATGGCCGAGACGCTTCCGAACATTTGAAGTATGAAGGGCTTTCGGTTCATGAGGTAGAACTGCTTGACGGCGTACTCGACGGTCGTCGTGACGAGCTTGTTGGTCTGATGCGTCGAGtagagctgcagcagcgtgGGCATGATGAGAAAGTAGCCGTTGGTCgagaaaatgtttttgaaattgtGGGCCGCGTTGATGTAGGTCGCCACGACGTAGCGCAATATGCACGAGTCCTCGCTGTGGATGATCAGTGCGCCGTTCAGCACGTTCAGAAAGAGATGGATGTCGCCGGAGTAGGCAAAGTTGCCGGCCATGGCCTCGAACATCCGAGCGATCAGCCGCACCCACATGAACTTGTGCATCACGTCGAGGGCCAAAAGCTCCTGGAAGAAGCCGAAGACTCGATTAATGAGCTTTCGATTGTGCCGaatcgcgcgacgacgagctaGTGGGTAAGGCGTATGTAATATGTACCCTGCCCATTTGCCCGCCTTTGTAGAGATCGAGATCCGCCTCGAGGGCCTTGCGAGGAAAGGAGGGCAGCTTCATCAGTTCCTCGTGGAGGAAAACGACGCGTTGCACCACCATGTCGACGTTCTTCAGTATGGCCCAGGTCAGCATGACTTTGCCTATCTCGACGAATTTGTGCACCAGCTCCTGCCTCTGCAGAGCATTGAACGCGTCTTCGGGCTTCATGTGAACGAGCTCCAGTTGCGGATACTGGGACCGCTTGAAGAAGTAATAGTCCCGAACGTAGGACGAGGGGTTGTGTATCTGATCTGCGGTGCAGCGCAACACGAGAGGAATTAGTGGCAATCGTGGCGATCGGGGCAACGGGAGGAGCGCGAGCGCCAAACTTACGAGTCTTGTAGTCGACGAGAAAGTACTCCTTGTGCTTCGGCTCGTCGATGCCGAAGAAGTCGAGAGATTCCCGAAGGATCTGGCAGAACTGCGTGTCCTCTTGAACGGGGAACTGGGAAGGAATGCCGCCAGCATCGGGATCTTGCGGCCCGTGGACGATGATCTTCTTCGCCGAAGGTACGTTGGCCGTCAATAAAATGGAGGCGTCGCACTGCTCCTTCCTCAGAATCTGCTTCAAATCTTTGAACATGATGCCGTGGACGCTGTGCACAACCTGCGTTAAAAGTGGCAATGCGTAATTATCAGCTCTGGCTCGTCTGTCGGTCGGAATCTTTCGGAGCGGCATACCATCCAGAGAACCGAGAGCGCGGTGCCGATCAACTTCTGTCCCTCTTCGTGCGGGGACCTAACGTAGAACATGACGTATCCGATGATGTAGTTGTAGAGAGCAAACGCGGCTTGTTGGGGCAGCTTGGGAACGAATCTTATCAGGTGGCGCAGCAGCTTGAACATCAAATCTTGCTGGTCTCTCGTCAGTCTCTCCAATACGTATCGTAGGAACAGAGCGCTGTCCTCCACCAAGCAATTCCAGATGACCTGTAGGCAAATGGACGCGCGAATGACACGTGCGCGATAATGCTCGCGGCAATGCGCGCTTACTTGATAGGCCATCTCGTAGACGGCGTTTCCGTCTTCCGAAACTGCGGCGTCGTCGAGCAGAGTGATGATTTGAATGATGGCCGAGCAGAGCGTGGAAGGGAAGAGAGACAGCGCGGACTGTCCGTGGTGAGCCAAATTTCTCGGAGCCGTGTCCCCGGCATCTTCGTCGATGTTGCCTTCAAACCGAACACACATGCTCTATCTATGGAAAGTCGAAAGCCAGGGGCTACGCGATATAGAGATATAGGGTGAACGGgggatggggggggggggcatacCCTCGTCGTGATCGTCGCCCACCGGGCTGGGCTCGTAGGCCGCCTGGAAGGTAATCGGAATGGTGGTTATCAAAAAGTTTTCCCTCTCCTCGCGCTTCTTGTCGTCCTGCGCTTGCAGAGCTCGCTTGATCAGTTCGGTCTGCTGCTTCTTTCGGGTCTTGGTCGCGGTGACGAGCGCTCTCTGCAACGAGATTGCGCGTCACATCGCGCGGTATTCGCAGGTGTAATTTTTATCTGTGGCGAAGACTCACGTGGCGCTCCTGATTGATCGTCACTTCCTCGACTTTGGTCTTGACCTGAGGCATCCAGGGCGGGTCGACAACGGGCAGCGACTCGATTCCGATCTTCGGGGACGGCAGAGTGAACTCTATCCCCGGCGGCGGAACCTTGAAGGTCAAGTGCGCCGACTCCTCCATCCGCGGCCAGACTTGGTAGCGGAACTTCCAGAGTATCTGGAACTTGAGTATGGCGCTTATGCGAGTCGCGGGATTGTCGTGTTTCAAGCCGCGCTGCATGATGTCGCTCGCTTGGCTGGGCGCCCGGACCGCGGCCACGATGAATATCGAtgccgccgcggcggcgagCTCCTGGTTCATTTCCAGCAGGAGCTCCCAGGCCACCGGGATGATGTCGACGAAGTGCTCCTCCGTCATGACGACCGCGCCCTTCAAGAGGCTCGCCAGCGGGGCGTGGAACGAGTCCTTGACCTGGTTGCGCAGATACTTTAGCATGGCCGGCGGCTCcctctccttctcctcctcttcgGGCGGCTCCATGGCTTTGGCCAAGTCTATGCCGTGCTCGGACTCGTGGTCGGCCAGGTCCTTTGAGTCGGCGCCCTTGTCGATCCTGAAAGCGAGGCCACTCAGCGATGTTCACTCAGCGATGTTCACTCAGCGATACAGCTGCAAACGGTATATATGCATATGTAGGCGAGTCGAGCTCACTTGAATTTCCGGCCAACGCTGTCCTTCCTGCGCACCGGGGAAACCTGGGCGCTCGTTTGGTCCGACACCTTGCGGCTTCGCTTGTCCTTCTTTCCTTCCTCCTTCTTGTCGGCCGCCTCCAAGTCGAAGGGAGCCGAGCCGCTGACTACGCCGAACTCCTCGCCGTAGACCTTGCGCACTGCCCGGACGAGCCTCTCGCTGGCCCGCATCTGACGCCTGTGGCAGTAGGGGTGGCAAAAGACCTGGTGGCAGCAGTAGAAGTTGAAGTTGCTCGCCACGCCCACCAGCACCTTCATCCAGGGAAAGTTTCTGTTGGTCTCGTCGGTGTCGTTGCTGTCGCTAGGGCTCTCCGGCGGCTGCTCGTCGCTGAGGATGCCCGGGGACTCCTCGCCGCTGGCCTCCCCGTAGAGGCCCGGCTCCGAGGTGTCGCTTCTGTCCGAGAGCGAGCTGACCTTGCGCTTCGACTGAATCGAGTCGGCCCGCCGAACTGCGCGCGAGGGGAATCGAGCGAGATAGGGAGcaactatatttttatatttataactatatttttatatatatgtaggtATGCGAGTAGCGGCGGCCTTACACGCCTCGAGCTCGATCTCCTTTCCCTCCTTGGTGCCGCGGCGCAGCTTGAGGCTGCGGCGCTTGAAGGAGCCCGTGGCCGCGTTGCCGGCGGTGCCGCGGCGCAGCAGGAACGGCCGGCCCGTGGCAGCCTGCATGCGCTTGCTCTTCTCCTTCTCGTTGTTCAGAAGCTCTTCGCCTTGTATCGTGACGTTGGACTTGCTGCTCCCTTCCGACTCGTTGTCGGGCTCGTGGAGGACGAAGCTGATCTTGCGCTCTGCGGGAAGGGAGGTGGCCGGTCAGCGCCGAGCGCGGAGGGCGAGCGCGGAGGGCGAGCGCTCCCATCGGTTCGCGCGGCTCACGCGTCCACGTACCAGTGTTTTCCCTGTCGCCGGCGATCGACTGCAAGCTCTGGGCGGAGGTCTGCGAGTGGCCCATGGAGGAGAGCGCCATGCTCCAGCGGCGATTGGCCTCTCGGCTGTAGAGCTTTTCCCACGGGGGCGGCCGCTCCTTCGTCGAGAGTCTGCTCGATTTGGGCAGCGTCGGGTAGGTCTCCCGGAGGAAGGCCGTTATCTCCAGCAGCAGCGTGCACGCGACCAATCGCAGCGCGACTGGGCAGGACGTCCCGTAGCTGTTGACGCTGGCTGCGAACATTGCGCGGCGATTCGTCGTTGCTGTCGCATTACGGATAGGTGAGCTGACGTACCTTCGTCGAGGAAGTcttcctcctcgtcctcggcGATCAGATCCCGGTGCTTGCTCTCGTCCAAGATCATCGCGCTGACTTGATCGACGTTCTGCTTGTCTTCGGACATGAATTCTTCGAGCCTCGAGCCTATGGCCTGTGTGGAGGAGAGCGAGCGCGTAATCGCATCCAAGTGTTTAATTGGAGTACGCGGCTTACCTCGGCCCACTGGTAGAATAGTTTCCCCGCGGCCCTCTGCAGAACATGAGTCCGCCTGAGGCCGGTGGGGCCGCTCCGGTTGTTCAGAGCCATCGAGGGCCGAAACATCGGGTAGTTCATCTTCATCCACGTCGGCCAGTGGCCCTTGTTGCACTGGTGCACGAGGTGTGCGCACTCCAGGAGCATCGCGGCGCGAGCCACCACGGGGGCGTGCGGCTGCCGCGGCAAAACGGGCGCTTGTTAGTCGCTGCTTGTTAGTCGACGGTTCAGCCCCCACCCCACGCGCATACAGCGATACCTACCAAGTCGAGCAGGGCTCCCATCAAATGCTGGTCCGGCACCGAGCCCGGCTGGCAAGTCTCCAAGAAGAATGAAAATCGCTGTATTCCCTCGAAAAGCGCCTTTCTCGGCACCAGTCTGCGCTCCTTCAGAACGACGAACTCGGATTCTCTCGAGGCCTCGCCCGGCTCCAGCGAGTTTCTCCGGCTGAAATCTTTTTGCCGGAATACGTAGCTCGTGCAATCAAGCTCTCGGCTAGTCGCGTATATACTCACAACTGCCCTGCACCTCTTCGAAACTCTCCTTCTTCTTGCCCTTGACCAAGCCTATCTTGCTCAATTTGTCCTCCATGCGGCGCTTCGCCTTTTGCAGAGTTTGACTGACTCTGCAACGAGAGAATTAACGCGACAcatggtgtgtgtgtgtggagagagagagagagagagagagagacgaggtgACATTGCGAAACGCGCGTCGGGCCTACCCACCCTCTCGGCGTTCGAGAAACGCCGCGGCGATGAGCGCGTCGCAGACTCGGTTGTCGCGCAAAGCTGCACTCCGTGGGCGACTCGCTGCTCTCGTGGCTGTCGGTCGATTCCGTTCTGCCGTACTCTTTGCGAAACCAATTGACTGGGGAAGAGCGCGGAACATAAGGCGTTGCAGAAACGGCGCTAAATCGAATGGAACGAACTCGAGATCGAGCTTTTACCCAGTCCGCCGATTTTCAATCGAGCCGCCTTTCTCGATTTCCTTATTCCGAAAGAAGGCTCGCTCAGCTCCAAATTCCTCTCGCTCTGCCTCGGCGTCAGCATGTGATGCTTCTTTCTGATGTTTCCCAGAGG is from Nasonia vitripennis strain AsymCx chromosome 1, Nvit_psr_1.1, whole genome shotgun sequence and encodes:
- the LOC100117717 gene encoding protein unc-80 homolog isoform X4 — its product is MCEPQLPIPVQMFLWRQLKPFIRAKLGRVHEASCVFCQHAPGHHEMKEACTSMERVLVQNIHNELTPSLRTILGTVPRWRLIQASLPFVLHATANLLNNKKDFQNLGPLETTLLYILHWIILDAADECSEQDAELNNPFYHLFSIASMTLFVYLFVPLCSHLKDVDFKGSLRLENGQKIWYPIYECRHPESPCFTAHCRPKPRALWRTMTRGARPRNLSDDVFLAANDSSPTSRTVNAAFSEQTVRGPDDESSWLSSPKDKAFPETIPEESSSTEDEHVVIFTLPSLGDSERMLDGVKEVSTIYAGEASIFHVAMGHRTSSSSKPTLTIEQVTAISELDSYRQYEGRPLGQHDSDEPTSRDEQSGKYDQESATDGSRSKAPGQRCTSSTNEHAAPSLTVDFDVRAATFLDVAVLRCLFISQWQEEGIFWALQFLYNRLRRINEDSSVQQMPRRRSNSLPIPKIQVSIYQSPENKKRDDGKELADAQDARDAVLSADISAYGEVTYKSHETEISQARRASEKGKKRMKMADLKAFVETKLLSKSEKALEKIGQDEPKALFEQECHRSLDTGEGRLTRQPSVCSKIFDAKDPDYIDQPTNLIKGKSMPSLRYIGDTKVERKASQFYSQSSGIPNPIITVTEHTPTPSPDYMKRQVGYGSIDSQLDAISSHGRRPALERKASLTRSQTDSNITYSGDEMPEAPGSGYYITKEGDIDFQIVLKAIHNVALRDNQSCTLRVCELILNLIELLMDMGVLKQCLRDETLEKQQDSAEKSEAGSKQQEECKITAHNLTMNCLVRILRHLGCPHGCPDGIRGPQADFCRSQIQTIFSKLHKASSKQFSSFLRLMARERPITDVVEFFHSYLGFCVDPSSLLSPLNQKRGSSKSPDSVPQGGYATNFGAGLIGGGGGGGGVSSSASNPLPSGSAAAPGAAPGHGNASAAGPRFRNIESQIMGCIFKSTVTRCVEISRELKSQENISLYCDLRQLMSYVKEAHGGVFRRVALSCILDSADLPNKPCKSQVQTTRVIRHVYPFDLDQSADLGADGCYAIDDRAARKFLFKKRSTSSTCASLLETELSDENAKVSQSPLGNIRKKHHMLTPRQSERNLELSEPSFGIRKSRKAARLKIGGLVNWFRKEYGRTESTDSHESSESPTECSFARQPSLRRAHRRGVSRTPRGVSQTLQKAKRRMEDKLSKIGLVKGKKKESFEEVQGSYFSRRNSLEPGEASRESEFVVLKERRLVPRKALFEGIQRFSFFLETCQPGSVPDQHLMGALLDLPHAPVVARAAMLLECAHLVHQCNKGHWPTWMKMNYPMFRPSMALNNRSGPTGLRRTHVLQRAAGKLFYQWAEAIGSRLEEFMSEDKQNVDQVSAMILDESKHRDLIAEDEEEDFLDEASVNSYGTSCPVALRLVACTLLLEITAFLRETYPTLPKSSRLSTKERPPPWEKLYSREANRRWSMALSSMGHSQTSAQSLQSIAGDRENTERKISFVLHEPDNESEGSSKSNVTIQGEELLNNEKEKSKRMQAATGRPFLLRRGTAGNAATGSFKRRSLKLRRGTKEGKEIELEAFAPYLARFPSRAVRRADSIQSKRKVSSLSDRSDTSEPGLYGEASGEESPGILSDEQPPESPSDSNDTDETNRNFPWMKVLVGVASNFNFYCCHQVFCHPYCHRRQMRASERLVRAVRKVYGEEFGVVSGSAPFDLEAADKKEEGKKDKRSRKVSDQTSAQVSPVRRKDSVGRKFKIDKGADSKDLADHESEHGIDLAKAMEPPEEEEKEREPPAMLKYLRNQVKDSFHAPLASLLKGAVVMTEEHFVDIIPVAWELLLEMNQELAAAAASIFIVAAVRAPSQASDIMQRGLKHDNPATRISAILKFQILWKFRYQVWPRMEESAHLTFKVPPPGIEFTLPSPKIGIESLPVVDPPWMPQVKTKVEEVTINQERHRALVTATKTRKKQQTELIKRALQAQDDKKREERENFLITTIPITFQAAYEPSPVGDDHDEGNIDEDAGDTAPRNLAHHGQSALSLFPSTLCSAIIQIITLLDDAAVSEDGNAVYEMAYQVIWNCLVEDSALFLRYVLERLTRDQQDLMFKLLRHLIRFVPKLPQQAAFALYNYIIGYVMFYVRSPHEEGQKLIGTALSVLWMVVHSVHGIMFKDLKQILRKEQCDASILLTANVPSAKKIIVHGPQDPDAGGIPSQFPVQEDTQFCQILRESLDFFGIDEPKHKEYFLVDYKTHQIHNPSSYVRDYYFFKRSQYPQLELVHMKPEDAFNALQRQELVHKFVEIGKVMLTWAILKNVDMVVQRVVFLHEELMKLPSFPRKALEADLDLYKGGQMGRELLALDVMHKFMWVRLIARMFEAMAGNFAYSGDIHLFLNVLNGALIIHSEDSCILRYVVATYINAAHNFKNIFSTNGYFLIMPTLLQLYSTHQTNKLVTTTVEYAVKQFYLMNRKPFILQMFGSVSAILDTDEQSLVGESHKVPSSCLFNLLLSLETPSPDPLNIGELVKEDKPLKAIDFCYHDENEMVTILDCISLCVMVISYAADSIRGQQMLTILEAIMPCYVQQIQLPTYNKEGKTEKEIINQLAIAVRTLVNNSEALAKYYNRPQKASPEHKGSSQRNYGKGPYSPGFEFDEEAHIGKYAEHAKSKLYERDNEDAETGHKNEFVRPRDTLLNMVGEFVARSSVRLVELNKKSQDGKAIELLDSRCHVRLADIAHSLLKISPYDPEAMACRGLKRYMNDILPSTEWANDDMRPALTIILRRLDKSFSKIYKKASIRRNTNWDAASELLKGVYETLFKCPYIAHFQYLKTLLSTCQALIIGDTAQIELTSSASAALMSKIPPQHFCSTVLRLIALQVISLGEGYTLENVCGGHSMFATAARAENVLLNLLVPLFLRVGTGRKDVPKLRQTDICFALTAVLNTLWPTGAKTMQMTAPNLKTTTDIRTGSLTFAARDSKTLTKISLTLYQVAFLALKIIVICFESELTTEWPRILRTMKLLNKRNEASLYLWNFLEFVVTHRTPLYIQMLPFIIHKIGQAPISDHERSMQSIIREKIRGVNMAVPRSRGALLADLLAELGKLKEEIEDRKFDELEPKRSVAEMHQANEGQPRTQRPSLLIDLLTGDLGSRGHANRTPAETPCSNSTATGQPASSSHHSVSSASNATKLSLQSQASLQGSANARGSISSTSAGSGTLRDGTDAACPGSSQTDQPAQATDRSQPSSTTSDELNKHHPMLTRQKTSKLRFVSSVEFRHSSGETMNSQLSPSSPLEDSSGESRPDKPRLQRSMGQSKRTFRLRKSRRAHVEVTLPESTLSHVLTPATPLAETSPLFSVSARVEDAGEQSATSSATAIGADAPALQQQQQQQQLTPQAQHHTHHHHHHHQHLHLRPQSDVSLDEDTSSTSGYRESYSMQLVSLESSGNRTDQAPPLASPDLPSTSSTTTNYMAFDGSSPECSINSNGGEKTALLTHSSQRTNSQHSLLMAFPAQDEDTLI